One Gossypium hirsutum isolate 1008001.06 chromosome A11, Gossypium_hirsutum_v2.1, whole genome shotgun sequence genomic window carries:
- the LOC107923312 gene encoding LOW QUALITY PROTEIN: E3 ubiquitin-protein ligase BAH1 (The sequence of the model RefSeq protein was modified relative to this genomic sequence to represent the inferred CDS: substituted 1 base at 1 genomic stop codon) — protein MKFCKKYQEYMQGQENQMPGVGFKKLKKILNKCRRDVQSKKHLHGHGAFLDLQSCPRHCPVCDGTFFPSLLKEMSDAVNCFNERAQKLLELHLASGFXKYFIWFKAKLQGSHIALIQEGKDLVNYAMINAIAIRKILKMIRYVHYSKQGQAFRSQAQSMHIEIFQSPWLCELTAFHVNLRETKAISGKAPALFEGCYLTFNDGKPFLSCELFDSVKLDIDLTCSICLDTVFDPVSLTCGHIFCSICASSAASVTIVDGLRAANPKEKCPLCREPGVYEGAVHLDELSILLRRSCREYWEQRLKKERVERVRQAKQHWESQCQAFIGL, from the exons ATGAAGTTCTGCAAAAAATACCAAGAGTACATGCAAGGACAAGAGAATCAAATGCCTGGGGTTGGCTTCAAGAAGCTTAAGAAGATATTGAACAAGTGTAGGAGGGATGTTCAATCCAAGAAACACCTCCATGGTCATGGGGCTTTTCTTGACCTTCAATCTTGCCCTCGCCATTGTCCAG TTTGCGACGGGACCTTCTTCCCGTCCCTTCTCAAGGAAATGTCTGATGCAGTAAACTGCTTCAATGAGCGTGCCCAGAAATTGCTTGAACTACACCTTGCTTCTGGCTTCTGAAAGTACTTCATTTGGTTCAAGGCCAAGCTTCAAGGAAGCCATATTGCCTTGATTCAAGAAGGGAAGGACCTGGTTAACTATGCAATGATTAATGCTATCGCTATCAGGAAAATACTCAAGATGATAAGGTAT GTTCATTACTCCAAACAAGGGCAAGCCTTCAGGTCACAAGCACAAAGCATGCACATTGAAATCTTTCAATCACCATGGTTATGTGAGCTCACGGCTTTCCACGTAAATTTGAGGGAAACAAAGGCCATATCAGGGAAGGCCCCTGCTTTGTTTGAGGGCTGTTATCTCACTTTCAATGATGGCAAACCATTCCTGTCGTGTGAACTCTTTGATTCTGTCAAGCTTGATATTGACTTGACTTGCTCTATTTGTTTA GATACAGTGTTTGATCCAGTATCTCTCACTTGTGGCCATATATTCTGCTCCATTTGCGCTTCTTCAGCTGCATCAGTGACCATTGTTGATGGACTAAGAGCAGCCAATCCAAAAGAAAAGTGTCCTTTATGTCGAGAG CCGGGAGTTTATGAAGGTGCTGTACATTTGGATGAGCTTAGTATATTGTTGAGGAGAAG cTGCCGTGAATACTGGGAGCAGCGACTTAAGAAGGAAAGAGTGGAGAGAGTTCGGCAGGCAAAGCAACACTGGGAATCCCAGTGTCAGGCATTCATTGGACTCTGA